The Saccharopolyspora gregorii genomic interval GCCGCCCTGGACGCCGCCGACGGTGTCCTCCAGGCCGCCGACCACGTCGGTGACGCCGTTGCCCGCGACGTTGCCCGCGTTCAGGCCGCCGGTCAGACCGCTGATGTCACCGGTGTTGATGTCGCCGACCAGGCCGACGTCGTTGCCGTTGCCGACCGGCGCGCCCAGCTGGTTGTCCGAGCCGGTGCTGTCCTCGCTGCGGGACGTCTCGGTGCTGTTGCCGCTGTTCTCGGTGGACTGCTCGTCGGTGGTGCGCGCCGTCGGCGACAGCAGGCCTTCGACGTCGCCGAGCGCGGTGAAGATCTCCGGGGTGGCCATCGTGCTCTCCAATTCATCGGGACCGTTCGGGAGGAACGGCATCAGGGCGTCCGCGGGCACGCCGTCGCCGTCGGCGGCGAGCACCACCAGCCCCGGGGGCAGGGCTCGGGTGAACTCGTCGACGACCTCGACCGGTGCGAGGTCGAGGGTCAGCGAAGCGGCGTGCACCACGTCCGCGTTGCTCAGCTCGGGCAGGCCCGCCTGGTCCAGGAATGCGCGCGGCTCGGCGGCGAACTCGGCGCGCGATTCCGCGCCCGCCACCACTCGCCGCAGGATTTCGTACACCGTCTCCACGGTCCGCACGCTCCGTTCCCAGGAATGCTGCACGAGCGGGTCGGAACGGTTGTGGCGAAGTCATCGGTCCCCGCCGCACAGCCACGTCCGAGTCGGCCAAGACTCGGATTTCGGGGACCGATCGCACCGCGACCATCGCGCCGCCGACCCGTTCCGCCCGTGGTCACCACGCTAGGAGGGCGGTGAGCGGCGGGACATGGGGGTGATCCCCCTGTGCTTTTCCCCTATTAGGGGATCAGGCGCGAACGGGTTCTCCGGCGGCAGATCAGGAGTCCGGGGCGAAATCGATTGGTCGATTCACAGTGGGATTCGACACCGGTTTTCGGGGTGGGTCCATATCGATCGGGAAAAACATCGGCGGGTGACCGATCGATCGGGATCGCGGCTACGAAGGAATGCGCAACGGCGCGCGACGAGGCCCCGGCACGGTCGCACGGATCGCGGGCGCTGCGGTCACGTTCCGGGAATGGCCGGGTACCGGGTGCGCATCGGCGAGGTCCCGGCGAAGCACCTCCGGGGTCCGGGCGGGCTCGGCGGACGCCGCCCGGTCAGCTCGCGGCGCGGGCGTAGGCGCGCAGCGTCGCCGCCGCGCAACCGCGCCAGCTGTACCGCGCCGCGTGCGCCCGCCGCGCCGCCACCGCCGCCGGATCGGGCGCCGCCGCGGCGGCCCGCCGCAGTGCCGCGCGCAGCGCCTCCGCGTCGCCGTGCGGGACGAACTCGGCCAGCCCGCCGGTGACCTCCCGCAGCACGGGCAGGTCCGAGCAGATCACCGGCACCCCGCAGGCCAGCGCCTCCAGCGCGGGCAGCCCGAAGCCCTCGTCCCGGGACGGCAGCACCAGCGCCCGGGCCCCGGCCACCACGCTGCGCAGCTCCGGCTCCGGCAGGTACCCGGTGCGCAGCACCTTCCCCGTCTGCCGCGCCTCGCCAGGACCGGCCAGCACCAGCGGTGGCAGCCGCCGGTCGTGCGCGCGCAGCAGCACCTCGACGCCCTTGCGCGGGCCTTCGGCGCCGACGAACGCGAAGTACTCGTCCGGCAGGCCCAGCCGGTGCAGCTCGGCTCCCGGCGGCACCGCATCGAACCACTCCGGGTCCACGCCCAGCGGCGTGACCACCACGTCCTGGCGGGGCACGCCGAACCGCTCCGCGACCGAGTCGGCGACCGCCGCGCTCGGCGTGCACACCACCGCCGCCCGCCGCACCGAGGAGCGCACCAGGTCGGCGAAACCAGGCTCCGCCTCGGCTGGCTCGTCCAGGAACGCCAGGTCGTGCACCGTCACCACACCGCCCGCGCGCACCGCCGGCGGCAGCGCGAAGTTCGTGCCGTGCACCACGTCCACCGCGCCCGCCAGCAGCTCCACCGGCGGGAACGGCGCCCGGGTCCACAGCGCCCGCACCGCCCGCGCGGGCACGGGCACCCCGGTGGCCCGCACCCCCGGCGGCACCGCCCCGCGCAGCGCGCGCCAGCCGCGCGCCGTGAACCCGATCGCCCGAGCGTCCACATCGGACATCCGGCCGAGCTCCGCGCTCAACGACGCGGTGTAGCGCCCGATCCCGGTGCGCCTGCCCAGCAGCGGTGTGCCGTCCAGCAGGACCCGCAGCGGCCCGCTCACCGCTTGCGGAGCCGATCACCGGCCAGCCTGCGCAACCGGCCACCGGCCCGCCGCGCGACCTCCACCGGGCCACCCGCGTCCAGGTATTCGCGCAGCAGCGCCACGTCGCGGCGCACCGCCTCCACCCGGTCCGGCGGCTGCGTCCGGGTCAGCGGCGAGGCGGCGCGCAGCCGGTCCGCGGCCGGGCGCGGATCGCGGCAGAACTCGGTGAGCGGCGCCAGCACCGACTCCCAGGTGAACCGCTCCCGCACCGCCTCGATGCGCTCCCGGCAGGACGCGGCGAACTCCGCGTCGTAGAGCACCCGCTCCAGCGCCGCGGCCAGCGCGTCCGGGTCCTCGGCGGGCACCACCACGCCCAAGCCCTCCTGGCGCACCAGGTCCGCGAACGAATCGCCGTCCGTGGTCACCACCGGCAGGCCCGACCACAGGTAGTCCAGCACCCGGGTGCGGAACGCGAACGTCGTCTCCACGTGCTCGAAGTGCGAGGTCACCCCGCAGTCGGCGTCCAGCAGGAAGTTCTGCCGCTCCCCGTACGGCACCCACGTCTCGTTGAAGAACACGTGCTTGCCGGTCAGCCCCAGCCGGTTCGCCAGGTGCCGCGTCCGGTCCGCCATGCCCATCTCCGGCACGTCCGGGTTCGGGTGCTTCATGCCGAGGAAGAACAACCGCACGTCGTGGTGCCGCCGGGCGACCCGGTCCACCGCGTGCAGCAGCGTCAGCGGGTCGAACCAGCTGTAGACGCCGCCCGCCCACAGCACCACCTTGTCGTCGGCGTCGACGCCCGGCTGCACGCCCTTGATCGCGGGCCCGGTGCGGCGCGGCGCCACCGAGGACAAGCCGAACGGCACCACCTCCAGCAGCGAGCGCACCGTCGGATCCGTGTCGTAGAGGCCCGGCGTCAACCGGCCCAGCGACGCCAGGTGCCCCAGCCAGAAGTGCCGCTGCCGCTCCGAGGCGCACAGGAAGAAATCACCGCGCTGCAGCTGCGAGTTCAGCACCTCCGTCACCCCGCGCAGGTCGGCGGCGCGGCGCTCGTCGTCGGTGTCGCGGCCCTGCTCCAGCAGCTCCAGGTGCATCGGGTCGTACACGTCGCACACCACGACCTTCGTGGAGTCGGCGTGCTTGAGCGCGGGCACCATCTCCAGCACGTGGCCCTGCACGATCACCACGTCCGCCCACTCCACGTGCGCGGCGAGCTCGCGCGGTTTCGCCGCCACGACGGGGAAGGCCGACTCCGGCGGGTTCACGTGCGCGTTCACGCTGACCAGCCGCACCTGGTGCTCGGCGCTGAGCACCTCGGCCATGTGCCAGGCGCGGATCGCCGGGCCCGCCATCCGCTCGGCCACCGCGTCGCCGGTGATCACCGCGATGGTGCGGGGACGCCCGTAGACCTCGTCCAGGCCGAACGCGTCCACCAGCACCTCGTGCGCGGCCAGGTAGCTCGGCAGCGGGTAGGCCGGCTCCATCGCCTTGCGCATCAGCGGCACCAGGTCCGCGTCCGAGCGCACCCGGGCGGCCTGCTCGACCTCCCGCGACGCGGCCAGCTGCGGCAGCATCTCCACGAACCGGTCGATCGCGAGCAGGCTCGCCAGCGAGTCCCGCGAGATCGGCACGTCGTCGTCGAAGTCCGGGCCCTCCGGGCGCCGCGTCATCTCCAGCTGGTCCGGGTCGATGTCGCCGCGGGCCGTGGCCCGGCGCACCGACAGCGCCATCGCGGCGGGCAGCACCTTCGCCAGCGTCTCGGCGGAGACGTTCTTGTACAGCGCGGCCAGCGCGTTGCGCTCCAGCAGGAAGTGCTCCCGCGCCGAGGACACCTGCGTCATCGAGGCGTGGTGGCGGTGGAAGGTCAGCGACCGCGGCTCGTAGCGCACCCGCCAGCCCCGCAGGTTCAGCCGCCAGCCCAGGTCCACGTCCTCGTAGAACATGAAGAACCGCTCGTCGAACCCGTCCAGCGCGGCGAACAGCTCGGCGCGCACCAGCAGCGCCGAACCGGTGCCGAACAGCACGTCCCGCGGCGCGTCGTGGCTGCCGTCGTCCGGTTCGCCCGCGAACCGCTTGTAGCCCATGCCGAACCAGGTGAGCCCGCCGTCCACGAAGTCGACGAGCTCGCCCTCCCAGTCCAGGACCTTGCTGGCCACCGCGCCCACCGTCGGTTCGGCGCGCAGCACCGCCACCGCGGCCCGCACCCAGTCCCGGTCCGGCCGGGCGTCGTTGTTCAGGAACGCCAGCACCTGGCCGGACGCGGTCCGCGCCCCCAGGTTGCAGCCGCCGGCGAAACCCAGGTTCTCGCCCGGCTCCAGCACGGTGGTGCCCGGCGCCGCGTCGCGGATGCGGGCGGCCTCGGCGCTTCCCGGGGTGTTGTCGACGCAGATCAGTTCCAGCCGGTCCACCGGGTAGTCCAACTGGTCGCGCACCGCGCGCAGGCACGTGATCGTGTCCTCGGCGCCGCGGTGGTTGACGACGATCACGGAGACTGCGGGCAGCGCAGCGGACTCGGAGGTATCAGCCACGCCCCTAAGCGTGCCCTATCGGCGCCCGCCGAACGCACGCAGTCCGAAGATCCACCCGAATCCGGCGCCCCCGTTTCCGGGGTGAACGGACCGTTCGTCCGATCTCGTTGGACGAACGGTCCGTTCACTCGGGGGTCGGGGCGGGTCAGCGGCCCGCCCAGCGGTGCCAGACCTCGGCGCGGGCGGTCGCGGTGCGGCCGCGGCGGGCGAGCAGCGCGGCGGGAGCGTGGGCGCCGAGCTCGGCGAGCACCCGCAGCCGCAGCGCGAGCCGGAAGTTCGCCGGCGGCACCGGATCCCCGCGCAGCCTGCGCAGGGGCAGCACCGCGGTGAGCGCGGCGAAGCGCGCCAGCTCCCGCGCCGCGACCCGTCCCGGCGCGCAACGCAGCAGCGCCAGCAGCCGGTTCCGCTCGTTCCACCGGTGGAACTTCGCCGAACCGGGCCGAGTGCTCGCGCCGTGCAGGTGCGCCACCCGGGCACCGGGCACCAGCAGCACCCGGCCGCCGTCGAGCCGCAGCCGCCACGCGGTGTCGGTGTCCTCGTAGTAGCAGAAAAACCGTGCCGGAACCCCGCCCGCGGCGCGCAGTTCCGCGGTCCGCAGCAGCGCCGCCCCGCCGCAGAACCCGAACACCTCCCGCGCCGGGCCGGCGGCGCCCGAACCGGTTCCGCCGACGGACTCGGCCCCGCCGACCGACTCGACCCCGGCACCCGACTCGACCCGTGCCGCCGGTTCGTCCCCGCCGGCTGAAGGGACCCCGCCGACGGACTCGCCCCCGTCCACCGACTCGACCCCGGAACCCGACTCGACCCCCGCCGCCGGACCGCCCCCAGCGACCGGAGGAACCCCACCGACCGAATCGACCCCGTGCCCATCACCGCTCAACCGCACTCCGGCGGACTGCACGGCCCCGTCCGGGGTGCGCAGCACGGAGGCCGCCGCCCACGCCCCGCGGTCCGCGTCGAGCGCGTCCTCCAGCGCGGCGAGCCAGCCCGGTTCGGGTGCGGCGTCGTCGTTGAGCCAGGCCACGAACGGGGTGCCGATCCGCGGCAGCGCCGCCGCGATGCCGCCCGCGTAGCCGAGGTTGCGCGGCAGCCGCAGCACCTCCGGCCGGGACGGGTGCCGGGCGATCAGCTCGGCGGTGCCGTCGTCGGAGGCGTTGTCCACCACCAGCGTCCGATGTGGACGGTCCAGTGCGGCGACCGCGTCCAGGCAGGCGGTCAGGTGCCGCCGCCCGCGCCACGTCACGACCACGACCGTGCTCCGCACACCGCCTCCGTTCCGCGTCCGGCCCCGAACTCTAGGTGACGGCACCGCGCTTCCCGGCGGTACCGGTGAATTCGCAGCGTAGGGTTCTGCTCGGCGTGCAGGTGGCCGCCGTCCGCGAACCGGAGAGGTGATGAGGTGCCCGAGTTGGTCGTGATCGCCGAGCAGCTGGTCGCCCCGGTGCCGGGCGGAACGGGCCGCTACACCCGCGAACTGCTGGCCGCGCTCGCCGCCACCGCCCCCGCGGGCTGGGAGGTGCGCAGCGCGATCAGCCGCGGCGCCGACCCCGCCCGCGCCGCGGTGGACGGGGTGGGCGGCCCGGTGGTGCTGCCGCTGCCGCGCCGCGCCCTCACCGCGGCCTGGGAGCGCGGCCTGCCGCCGTGGCCCGGCGGCGACTCGGTGCACGCCATGACCCCGCTGGCCCCGGCCCGCAAGCGCGGCCGCGGCCTGGTGGTGACGGTGCACGACACCGTGCCTTGGACCCACCCGGAGACGCTCACCCCGCGCGGCGTCGCCTGGCACCGCCGCGCCATCGCCCGCGCCGCCCGCGACGCCGACGCGATCGTGGTGCCCACCGAGGCCGTCGCCACCGACCTCGCCACCCGCGTCGCGCTGCGCGCCGACGTGCGGGTGATCGGCGAAGGGGTGCCCGGAGCGCTGCTGGCCGAGCCCGATCCGGACCGGGCGCGCACCGCCGCCGCGAGCCTCCCGCCCAGGTACCTGCTGACCGTCGGCACCTTCGAACCCCGCAAGGGCCACGCGCACCTGATCGAGGCGCTGGCCCGGCCGGAGGCACCGGACCTGCCGCTGCTGCTGGTCGGTGCGCCGGGCTGGGGCGGGGTCGACCCGGTGCGCCTGGCCGAAGGGCACGGCCTGCCCGCCGGGCGGGTGCGGGTGCTGCGCGACATCGGCGACGCCGAGCTCGCCGTGCTGCTGCGGCGGGCGACGGCCCTGGTCGCGCCGAGCCTCGCCGAGGGCTTCGGGCTGCCGGTGCTGGAGGCGATGGCCCTCGGCACCCCCGTGGTGCACTCCGACGCCCCCGCCCTGCTGGAGGTCGCCGGGTCCGCCGGGCTCACCGCGCGCCGCGCCGACCCGCGCGCGCTGGCCCGCGCGTTGCGCATCGTCGTCGACGACCCGGACCAGCGCGCCCGGATGGCGGCGGCGGGTCCGCGCCGCGCCGAGCTGTTCGGCTGGCGGCGCGCGGCCGAGCAGGTGTGGCGGGCGCACCTCGAGACGTGATTTGCGGAACCCCCCACGATCCGCACCGGCACCCCCGTACGCTGCACGCGTGCACAGAGGCGAGCCGCAGCTCCTCGTCGACGCCACCGCCGTCCCCGCGGACCGCGGTGGCGTCGGTCGCTACGTGGATTCCTTGTTGGCCGCGCTCGACCAGGACGGCGCGCAGCTGAGCGTCGCCTGCCAGCCGCGGGACGCCGCGCTGTACGGCAGGCTCGCCCCGAACAGCCGGATCATCCCCGCGGCGGAGGCCGTCGCGACCCGCACCGCCCGCCTCACCTGGGAGCAGACGACGCT includes:
- a CDS encoding glycosyltransferase family 2 protein, whose product is MRSTVVVVTWRGRRHLTACLDAVAALDRPHRTLVVDNASDDGTAELIARHPSRPEVLRLPRNLGYAGGIAAALPRIGTPFVAWLNDDAAPEPGWLAALEDALDADRGAWAAASVLRTPDGAVQSAGVRLSGDGHGVDSVGGVPPVAGGGPAAGVESGSGVESVDGGESVGGVPSAGGDEPAARVESGAGVESVGGAESVGGTGSGAAGPAREVFGFCGGAALLRTAELRAAGGVPARFFCYYEDTDTAWRLRLDGGRVLLVPGARVAHLHGASTRPGSAKFHRWNERNRLLALLRCAPGRVAARELARFAALTAVLPLRRLRGDPVPPANFRLALRLRVLAELGAHAPAALLARRGRTATARAEVWHRWAGR
- a CDS encoding glycosyltransferase family 4 protein; its protein translation is MPELVVIAEQLVAPVPGGTGRYTRELLAALAATAPAGWEVRSAISRGADPARAAVDGVGGPVVLPLPRRALTAAWERGLPPWPGGDSVHAMTPLAPARKRGRGLVVTVHDTVPWTHPETLTPRGVAWHRRAIARAARDADAIVVPTEAVATDLATRVALRADVRVIGEGVPGALLAEPDPDRARTAAASLPPRYLLTVGTFEPRKGHAHLIEALARPEAPDLPLLLVGAPGWGGVDPVRLAEGHGLPAGRVRVLRDIGDAELAVLLRRATALVAPSLAEGFGLPVLEAMALGTPVVHSDAPALLEVAGSAGLTARRADPRALARALRIVVDDPDQRARMAAAGPRRAELFGWRRAAEQVWRAHLET
- a CDS encoding glycosyltransferase family 4 protein, which gives rise to MSGPLRVLLDGTPLLGRRTGIGRYTASLSAELGRMSDVDARAIGFTARGWRALRGAVPPGVRATGVPVPARAVRALWTRAPFPPVELLAGAVDVVHGTNFALPPAVRAGGVVTVHDLAFLDEPAEAEPGFADLVRSSVRRAAVVCTPSAAVADSVAERFGVPRQDVVVTPLGVDPEWFDAVPPGAELHRLGLPDEYFAFVGAEGPRKGVEVLLRAHDRRLPPLVLAGPGEARQTGKVLRTGYLPEPELRSVVAGARALVLPSRDEGFGLPALEALACGVPVICSDLPVLREVTGGLAEFVPHGDAEALRAALRRAAAAAPDPAAVAARRAHAARYSWRGCAAATLRAYARAAS
- a CDS encoding glycosyltransferase codes for the protein MADTSESAALPAVSVIVVNHRGAEDTITCLRAVRDQLDYPVDRLELICVDNTPGSAEAARIRDAAPGTTVLEPGENLGFAGGCNLGARTASGQVLAFLNNDARPDRDWVRAAVAVLRAEPTVGAVASKVLDWEGELVDFVDGGLTWFGMGYKRFAGEPDDGSHDAPRDVLFGTGSALLVRAELFAALDGFDERFFMFYEDVDLGWRLNLRGWRVRYEPRSLTFHRHHASMTQVSSAREHFLLERNALAALYKNVSAETLAKVLPAAMALSVRRATARGDIDPDQLEMTRRPEGPDFDDDVPISRDSLASLLAIDRFVEMLPQLAASREVEQAARVRSDADLVPLMRKAMEPAYPLPSYLAAHEVLVDAFGLDEVYGRPRTIAVITGDAVAERMAGPAIRAWHMAEVLSAEHQVRLVSVNAHVNPPESAFPVVAAKPRELAAHVEWADVVIVQGHVLEMVPALKHADSTKVVVCDVYDPMHLELLEQGRDTDDERRAADLRGVTEVLNSQLQRGDFFLCASERQRHFWLGHLASLGRLTPGLYDTDPTVRSLLEVVPFGLSSVAPRRTGPAIKGVQPGVDADDKVVLWAGGVYSWFDPLTLLHAVDRVARRHHDVRLFFLGMKHPNPDVPEMGMADRTRHLANRLGLTGKHVFFNETWVPYGERQNFLLDADCGVTSHFEHVETTFAFRTRVLDYLWSGLPVVTTDGDSFADLVRQEGLGVVVPAEDPDALAAALERVLYDAEFAASCRERIEAVRERFTWESVLAPLTEFCRDPRPAADRLRAASPLTRTQPPDRVEAVRRDVALLREYLDAGGPVEVARRAGGRLRRLAGDRLRKR